The Streptomyces aurantiacus genome includes a region encoding these proteins:
- a CDS encoding matrixin family metalloprotease — MKHPIRRPARRLTHAGFLGVVAVAVAVLGHPGTASADSRGRSSVDNKEIRWEDETKYDDARKWAATAWNNSQYGLTSIKIAPDEWDTIADLEWRDIKRDDVKWVGGWAPRKGADRILMNTAFLDSGKKYGAKGWRRKAAAHELGHALGLSHKPNGTLMSKTIGYLPANARPVHTDRVAYHDLWD; from the coding sequence GTGAAGCACCCCATACGAAGACCGGCTCGAAGACTGACGCACGCGGGGTTCCTGGGTGTGGTCGCCGTGGCCGTCGCGGTACTCGGGCACCCGGGCACCGCCTCCGCCGACTCGCGGGGCCGCTCGTCCGTGGACAACAAGGAGATCCGCTGGGAGGACGAGACCAAGTACGACGACGCCCGGAAGTGGGCGGCGACGGCCTGGAACAACTCGCAGTACGGCCTGACCAGCATCAAGATCGCCCCGGACGAGTGGGACACGATCGCCGATCTCGAGTGGAGGGACATCAAGCGCGACGACGTCAAGTGGGTCGGGGGCTGGGCCCCCCGCAAGGGTGCCGACCGGATCCTGATGAACACGGCGTTCCTGGACAGCGGAAAGAAGTACGGAGCGAAGGGCTGGCGCCGCAAGGCCGCCGCTCACGAGCTCGGCCACGCGCTCGGCCTGTCGCACAAGCCCAACGGCACGCTGATGTCCAAGACCATCGGCTACCTCCCGGCCAACGCGCGCCCGGTCCACACCGACCGCGTGGCCTACCACGACCTCTGGGACTGA
- a CDS encoding SgcJ/EcaC family oxidoreductase: MKRSIGTRAAIVGVALVAAGAVTVGVSQAAPEHRSEPAASQAAKPTKKQIAALFDGWNKALQTGDSKKVADRYAKDAVLLPTASPVIRTDRAGIVDYFDHFLLNKPKGTKIKSVINVLDSNSAIDAGLYVFNLTDPKTGEKKDVEARYTYEYEKRGGTWLIVNHHSSVLPAAS, translated from the coding sequence ATGAAGCGTTCCATAGGTACCCGCGCAGCGATCGTCGGCGTCGCCCTGGTGGCCGCCGGAGCCGTCACCGTCGGTGTCAGCCAGGCCGCGCCGGAGCACAGGTCGGAGCCCGCGGCGAGCCAGGCCGCGAAGCCGACCAAGAAGCAGATCGCCGCGCTGTTCGACGGCTGGAACAAGGCCCTGCAGACCGGGGACTCGAAGAAGGTCGCCGACAGATACGCCAAGGACGCCGTACTCCTGCCGACCGCCTCCCCCGTCATCCGCACGGACCGCGCCGGGATCGTCGACTACTTCGACCACTTCCTGCTGAACAAGCCCAAGGGCACGAAGATCAAGTCCGTGATCAACGTCCTGGACAGCAACTCGGCGATCGACGCGGGGCTGTACGTGTTCAACCTCACCGACCCGAAGACCGGTGAGAAGAAGGACGTCGAGGCCCGCTACACGTACGAGTACGAGAAGCGCGGCGGCACGTGGCTGATCGTCAACCACCACTCCTCGGTGCTGCCCGCCGCAAGCTGA